A genomic stretch from Aedes albopictus strain Foshan chromosome 2, AalbF5, whole genome shotgun sequence includes:
- the LOC109403675 gene encoding zinc finger protein 135, with protein MSDIEVPPPQGVPLISGTPEEAEFSIKREPIEIEDTEGFPEPEDKHNASFGATLNSRPLSSKRQSVKVDDSFSVPKKRGRPRKKSTESNTKISNCTEKRQTVKVEDSFSAPKKRGRPRIISTEPNTKNSFNCPEIGCEYSCASDKTLSLHIARKHSVKSRKPAKHAQKMMKEAVDISGVEIRIELTARASGRSLYKCSRCKMVFLKRSAAEAHISNVHLDVKRYTCSVCGWGFQRSRDLDEHARVHTGERPFVCPVDGCGYASSWCTTVYRHVRRHHKDYQGELTPKTVSRVRSEPVEQLTNDEAKADGLVEPVELSDGGRDEPSTNGITIELNPQLIGMESIISMEEEELSEKMSLFEEVNIKDGTGSQYTCNICTKDFEQLSNIRRHLNREHLDVKKRTCNVCGMAVSNVSNLPAHVRSHTGERPFKCGSCKMDFVTVSDLRRHAKRFNHTHDYSTSKVFNCVICEVAFRSFRDLEKHVWIHTVDSDPLAVTTEKVKLTPYESAKIKIFKEPNVIRQTYTCALCNKKLKTLKLARNHVVKEHRVEKSLSCIYCGFTKKSRSALKKHVNDHANSKLFKCSNTLCKYASKLFTELQEHIIDCTKQHAEFGLNTETSLTRFEQSNIAISGKRTLKCVICSSAFNQLPMVREHLKTEHPKPERYGCPRCDATFPDANSLAQHLAGHEGVEPLRCPVEGCQFTMVTEEDQEKHRRWHEKRINPPPKAFACRSCGKQFEIRTSLARHMKKQHGKADGKC; from the exons ATGAGTGACATTGAAGTACCACCACCTCAGGGGGTTCCGCTGATCTCAGGTACTCCTGAAGAAGCAGAGTTTTCCATTAAGCGTGAGCCAATTGAAATAGAGGACACAGAAGGTTTCCCTGAACCCGAAGATAAACACAATGCATCTTTTGGAGCGACACTTAACTCGA GACCATTAAGCTCCAAACGACAATCAGTGAAAGTAGACGATAGCTTTTCAGTTCCTAAGAAGAGAGGTAGACCTAGGAAAAAATCAACGGAATCAAATACGAAAATCTCAAATTGCACAGAAAAACGACAAACAGTGAAAGTGGAGgatagtttttcagcacccaagaAGAGAGGCAGACCTAGGATAATATCAACGGAACCCAATACGAAAAACTCTTTCAATTGCCCCGAAATTGGCTGTGAATATTCTTGCGCATCGGACAAAACCCTTAGCTTGCATATAGCTCGCAAACATTCAGTCAAGTCCCGGAAGCCGGCTAAACATGCTCAAAAGATGATGAAAGAAGCGGTAGATATTTCCGGTGTCGAAATACGAATCGAGTTGACTGCGCGAGCCAGCGGAAGGTCGCTGTACAAGTGCAGCAGATGCAAAATGGTTTTCCTTAAGCGGAGTGCCGCCGAGGCCCACATTAGCAACGTCCATTTGGACGTGAAAAGATACACCTGCAGTGTGTGCGGTTGGGGCTTCCAGCGGTCACGGGATTTGGACGAACACGCTCGAGTGCACACCGGAGAGCGTCCTTTTGTGTGTCCGGTCGATGGTTGCGGATACGCTTCGTCGTGGTGCACTACCGTGTACAGGCACGTCCGGAGGCACCATAAGGACTACCAAGGAGAGCTAACGCCGAAGACCGTGAGCAGAGTGCGTTCCGAGCCGGTGGAACAACTAACCAATGATGAAGCGAAAGCTGACGGGTTGGTTGAACCGGTGGAGCTAAGTGATGGCGGTCGAG ATGAACCAAGCACAAATGGGATAACTATTGAACTGAACCCCCAGCTTATCGGAATGGAATCCATCATAAGTATGGAAGAGGAAGAACTTAGCGAGAAAATGTCTCTTTTCGAAGAGGTAAACATAAAAGACGGTACTGGATCCCAATATACATGTAACATATGTACTAAGGATTTCGAACAGCTCTCGAACATCAGACGACACCTCAACAGGGAGCATCTAGACGTGAAGAAACGTACCTGTAATGTCTGTGGCATGGCGGTATCCAATGTTTCGAATCTTCCTGCTCACGTAAGAAGCCACACCGGTGAGCGACCCTTCAAGTGTGGGTCATGTAAGATGGATTTCGTAACGGTTAGTGACCTCCGAAGGCACGCGAAAAGATTTAATCACACTCATGACTATTCGACGTCGAAGGTGTTCAACTGCGTGATTTGTGAAGTGGCTTTTCGCAGTTTTCGGGATCTTGAAAAGCACGTGTGGATTCATACGGTTGATTCTGACCCGTTGGCCGTAACCACAGAGAAAGTCAAGTTAACACCATACGAGTCTGCTAAAATTAAGATCTTCAAAGAACCAAACGTTATTCGTCAAACCTACACTTGTGCTTTATGTAACAAAAAGCTAAAAACGCTTAAATTGGCCAGAAATCATGTTGTCAAGGAACACAGAGTAGAAAAGAGCCTGAGTTGTATCTACTGCGGATTCACGAAAAAATCACGAAGTGCTCTAAAAAAGCATGTAAACGATCATGCAAACTCAAAACTGTTTAAGTGCAGCAATACGCTGTGCAAGTATGCCTCCAAATTGTTCACTGAGCTTCAAGAGCATATCATTGATTGTACAAAACAACATGCTGAGTTCGGCTTGAATACAGAGACTTCGTTGACACGGTTCGAACAATCAAACATCGCTATCAGTGGCAAAAGAACGCTCAAGTGTGTCATCTGCTCGTCAGCGTTCAACCAGCTTCCCATGGTTCGCGAACATCTCAAAACGGAACACCCGAAACCCGAACGATACGGATGTCCCCGTTGCGATGCCACCTTTCCCGATGCCAACAGTTTGGCGCAACACCTCGCGGGACATGAAGGAGTTGAGCCGCTGCGCTGCCCAGTCGAAGGCTGCCAGTTTACCATGGTGACCGAGGAAGACCAGGAAAAGCATCGCCGGTGGCACGAAAAGAGGATCAACCCCCCACCCAAGGCGTTCGCTTGCCGAAGCTGTGGGAAACAGTTCGAGATCAGGACTAGCCTCGCGCGTCATATGAAGAAACAACACGGAAAAGCGGACGGTAAGTGTTGA